From the genome of Chionomys nivalis chromosome 9, mChiNiv1.1, whole genome shotgun sequence:
ATTGCCAGACTATCCTGCCCACGAGGCTGCAGTTCCAACCTGCAGCTCCCGAGGCCGCGCTCTCCGGGTCGCACGTACCCTGCCCACTCCCCACCCACCACACGCTCACCACAGCGTTGCTGCAGCATAGTGTCCTGCCAGGTGATACTGGTGGTACAGCCCGCAAGGGCTGTTGGGTGTAAACTTCTCTGCCAGGTATAGCACTGGGTCCGGCAGTCCCTTCTCCAGGGCATCAGCGTACTCCTTGGTGTAGTCTTCGTCCAGACGCCAAGTGAACCGCTCATTGTAGTTAATGGTCTCATTCAACTGCTGCACGGGTGTTCCTGCGGGGAAGCCGTGGGGTCAAGGCCAGAGACCCGGAAACTGAACACTTTCAGTTAGGGAGATAAGGGTGGGGCAATtggcaggaaagagaaagattaGGTAGTAGTTGGGGGAAAACCCAGATCCACGTCAATCAGAGGCTTTTCTGAGCCGGAAGGATGTGGAAGATCCTCTAACAACTCTTGGCACTCAGCTCCATGGGATCTTCCAGCCCCAAGAACTCACTTGGCCCCAGCCTCCTCACCTCTGAGTGTAATATTGACGCCCACCAGTCCCACATGCAGACCGACGTGGACTTGAACACGGGCTGTACTGAAGGCTTTGTAGGATGTGTTGGTCCACACTCCTCCCACGAACCAGTCTCCGCTGAAGTGCACAGCTGTGGAGAGATGCACACAGTAACTTGCAGGGATGGGTGACAGTGGGAAGCGGTGATGGGAGGTGGGGCAGAAAGATGAAGGCTTAGGACCTGGTGTAACAGCAAGGCAAAGTCAGGAAAGTGGGCATTGGCCAAGAGCAATGGTGGAGGCGGCGGTGGGGGGGAGTAGAGGGTACCAGGGCAAGTAAGCTTTCatcaaggtcagcctagactacaaagTGAGGggcagtctcaaaacaaaacatccacaGCAAAAGAACAGCCAGGGGTGCCAGAAATAGGTGCAGAATAGAAGAGAGCCCAGGAAACCAAGCTGGCTCCCCATTTCTCCCTGCCCTCTGCCACTCTTTCCCTACTCCAACTCCTTTCCCCATGCACTCACCCACAATTTCTGCACCGATGAACAGACTAAGGAGAACTCTCACCAACCAGAACCAGCGCTGTGGGAAGAGACAGACACTCGGGTCAAGATTGGGTACTGCCCAGTCTGTCCTCAAGACCTGCCTTGGCCCCACTCCATCCCAGCCTTGCTTGCATTTCTGACCATTTCCCCTGCCCTATTTTCAGGTCCACCTTGCCTGGTACTCTCTGGCCACCTTTTTACCCCCAGCTGTCTGGCGCCTGTACATTACTTCTAGTTCAGTCACTGCTTGGTGAGGCTCAGTGAGTTCAGAAGTGCCAGGCAGACAAGGGTCACCTCTCCCAGAAGAGGGAGGCCCCAGGACCTGGTGGCCAACAAAAGGAGAGGAACAGTGGCTATTTCTAGATGAGCCAGTTCTCCCAAACCGGCAAAAAGATCAACACAGAAAGACTAGAGGTCTTTTCagacttgggaaaaaaaaaaaaaaaaagacagtttaggATATGGGGGTTGGGAGCATTTAAGGGAATTGCCAAACTTGCTACAAGTTTGAACACCCTGTGGAACCCTCTGAGTTTAAAGGTAAGGAACACACAGTCTAAATTGCCAGTCCCCATCCTCTTGGTCAGAAGGTTCAGAGAGAGGTGGGAAGCCTTGACTGCTGGACTGGTTCTCACTTTCTGCAGCAGCCTCCAAAATAAGGCACTTGGAATCTTTTCCCCCAACTCCTGAACCAGGAACTGTCCCTCTCCTTGTGAAGAGTCCTTTGTCGAACCAGACTTCTAAAGTTTGTTCCTGCTGATCCTCAACTTAACTATTCATGACGAATATTCCTTATTCTTGTCTGCCCTAAATCTTCGAGAAATGCTCTCCGTATAGCTCTCTCACCCCACGAATGAGCTtctagaacccccccccccaagaagaaCTTTCAGTACCCCCTTACCGAGTGGCCACGAATCCCAGGCAAGATGAGCAGGAAGCTGACCGCTAAGCACAAGAATACCAGGATGACAATGAGCAGCGGGACGCTGAAGCCCGCGGCGTGCCTGGGTTGGGGGTAAAAGGGCATCACTCCGTCCCACGCAGTCATTCTGAGAGAAGTTCGAGAATTGCGGCGAACTGGTGTGAATAAAAGAAAGTCTGAGACCCACGGGACAGAGACGGGATCCCGAAGCTCTTCCTGATTTGCCAGGTTCGCGCTGTATTTGCATAGAAAGGCAGACCCCCTTTTATAGGAGCGTGGGCAGCTAGCAGGGGAGGTGTCCCAATTAGGTGGCAGGGTCCCGTTCAGCTGAGATCAAGCGCGGGGCGGGGACATGCAAATAACGGCAACCCTTCTTAAACTGGAGGCCAAACCTCTGGtccacacactcacacctgcCGCTGCCCTGGCGTGAGTTCACACCTGCGAGACAGGATCTAGAGTGAAGGTTGAAAGTACATCCAGGAAGCGTGAAGATTCTCGGAGCTCCGAAGGTGGAGTGCGGGaagcagagcaaagaaagaaagcctcCAAGAACACAGAAGAAGGATTGAAGCGGACCAGAGCCTTCCACCAAAGGTTGGGTCCTCCTAGCCCTCTCCTTTTTCCGCAGGCTCTCACTGCAGATGAGAGTGGGGTTGAGTGCGGACCCTGGCTCTCAGTTCATTAGCCTCTCccactctcctgcctcatcctggAGAAGCAGTATGTGGGAAATTGGAATGAGAGTACCAGGTTTTAGAGCAAAGCTCCGGGGGTTGAAACAATGCTGCTCCAGACACTCTAAAGGACTCCTGCCCCCCGTCGGTCCCACGATTAAAATCAGCACTCTGtcagggctggggggggggcgggcgggGCAATCTCAATAATCTCCCAGGTTGTCCCAGAAGGAGCCGTCATGAAGATGTAGGACCTGAGTAATGCTTCTGCCGTCCTCTTCCAGCACCAGCTGTAGGGGTGTGTACCACCTCCCACCTCCAGGCTGCAGGGACAACATGCTTCCAGCAAGCCCCAAGACACTAGTGTTCCTGGGTGCTCTGCTGACTGGACCCCTGGGTCCAGCAGGTAAGTGGAAGGGACCTCTAGCTGAGAGGAGTCACCCAAAGTCCCATGAGGGTGGAAAGGGAGAAGTGCAGTTGGTCTTGGAAGCTGGAAGGGCTGGCtggtccatctccatctccaatTGGATTTGTGAGATGAAGACTTGTCCTGAGTCCTCTGGCTCCATGGAAGGATTGGAAATAGAGTTGGTTGGGAAGGGCGTGTCACGGAGGGGTCTCTGGGAGGTTAGTGCTAAGTGGAAGGTTGTGTGCTCCCATAGGTAGCCAGGACGCCCCCTCACTGCCCTGGGAAGTGCAGCGCTTTGACGGCTGGTTTAACAATCTGAAGTACCACCAGCGAGGTGCTACTGGTAAATCCTGGGTTCTGCTCGGAGTGCAGGGTCGCAGCAGTGCCTGCCTGCAGTTGGAGTGTGGCAGCAAGCGGGTTTTGCATTCACACCACACTTGTGTGCATTCCTGGGGCCAGGAGattagagaaagagggagggagggagggagggagggagggagggagggggggagggaggaagagagagagagagagagggagagagagagagagagagagagagagagggagagagagagagagaaggagggaggaagagagggagggatgaggagaggaggagagggagggagggagatggaggaagggagagagacagagagaggtagagaaaggTCAGGTTTGGGTACCAGGTCTTGGGCACCAGGAGCTATGATCCagctcagttctctgcttcctgcaggaTCGCGCCTGCAGCGCCTAGTACCTGCTAATTACGCTGACGGCGTTTATCAGGCTCTGGAGGAGCCGCTGCTGCCCAACCCTCGGCGGCTAAGCGATGCTGTCACTCAAGGCAAAGCCGGGCTGGCATCCATCCACAACCGCACAGTGCTAGGGGTCTTCTTTGGTGAGTGTAGGAAGAAACCAGGGCGGATCTGGAGCTCATTCCGTGCCCAGGGAAAGACCCCGGGAGTCCCACCGCAACTCGCAGGAAAAGAATACTTTCTAAGAAGCGCTTCTGCTGTCATCTTTGAGTACTTGGGTGTGATGCGGGGATCTTTCTCTTACACCTTACTCCAAACCAACCAGTGCCATTGGGTCCCCACTAGAACTTTAAGGAACTGGATG
Proteins encoded in this window:
- the Duoxa2 gene encoding dual oxidase maturation factor 2, which gives rise to MTAWDGVMPFYPQPRHAAGFSVPLLIVILVFLCLAVSFLLILPGIRGHSRWFWLVRVLLSLFIGAEIVAVHFSGDWFVGGVWTNTSYKAFSTARVQVHVGLHVGLVGVNITLRGTPVQQLNETINYNERFTWRLDEDYTKEYADALEKGLPDPVLYLAEKFTPNSPCGLYHQYHLAGHYAAATLWVAFCFWIIANALLSMPAPLYGGLALLSTSAFTLFGVFAFASISSVPLCPFRLGSAALTPHYGASFWVTLATGILSLLLGAAVVILHYTWPSALRSFLDQSDKDCSSQAKGKSLLILDNPQHKQFENPDLNITTVL